Proteins from a genomic interval of Capsicum annuum cultivar UCD-10X-F1 chromosome 4, UCD10Xv1.1, whole genome shotgun sequence:
- the LOC124898028 gene encoding uncharacterized protein LOC124898028 — protein sequence MGEHTCGVDYVTRKYKNVTMEVIASLILNFFVDNKGPSPKEIKRIVFRELNCRTGYWKCWMADVIAKNIVQGTPEHGYAVFPAFSYIFNSLNPGSINSLMVMRSLVIAIDGMYLSGKYEGVLLFIVAQDTQNHIYPLAYCVVDKENDASWGFFFEKLKAFVVDEPELCIISDRHVSIANGLARHYPLAHHGVSEAYTLKEFNDYFNALKERCPSTVACLEHKVGFEKWSRAHFPGNRFNVMTSNIIESLNSILRDEREYSVAAIFNSIAHRVGEIFRKRYADIDNSKTPFVPVAKAILRENKIVGDNYIKYDLVKLPCAHAMAALRLKHGDEYDTSIYNYSSQIYSKKSYLLVYLEPICAAPLESKWSVAREYLGVQVLPLDFDSKLGRKKVKHVKSVLEPLRYKKRHKCSKCKKPGHKRITCSLNVG from the exons ATGGGAGAGCATACCTGTGGCGTTGATTATGTCACGAGAAAGTATAAGAATGTCACCATGGAGGTCATTGCCTcacttattttgaactttttcgtCGACAACAAAGGTCCAAGCCCGAAAGAGATTAAGAGGATCGTATTTAGGGAGCTAAATTGCAGGACGGGCTATTGGAAGTGTTGGATGGCAGACGTCATTGCAAAGAATATAGTTCAAGGTACGCCTGAGCACGGATATGCAGTGTTTCCcgcattttcatatattttcaacaGCCTCAACCCTGGGTCTATTAATTCTCTCATGGTCATGAGGAGTCTG GTCATTGCCATTGATGGAATGTATTTGTCCGGTAAGTACGAGGGCGTGTTGTTGTTCATTGTCGCTCAAGATACGCAGAATCATATCTATCCCTTAGCGTATTGTGTGGTGGATAAGGAGAATGATGCGTCGTGGGGCTTCTTCTTCGAGAAGCTTAAGGCCTTTGTCGTTGACGAACCAGAGCTGTGCATTATCTCCGACAGACACGTAAGCATAGCCAACGGCCTCGCAAGGCATTATCCGCTTGCGCATCATGGTGTTT CCGAGGCGTATACGTTGAAAGAATTTAATGACTACTTCAACGCCCTTAAAGAAAGATGCCCCAGCACAGTAGCTTGCCTCGAGCATAAAGTTGGATTTGAAAAGTGGAGTCGGGCTCACTTTCCAGGTAATCGATTTAATGTCATGACCTCAAATATCATCGAGTCGCTCAACTCAATATTGCGCGACGAAAGAGAGTATTCAGTGGCGGCCATTTTTAATTCAATTGCACATAGGGTTGGAGAAATATTTAGGAAGAGGTATGCAGATATAGACAATTCAAAGACACCATTTGTTCCTGTAGCCAAGGCGATCTTGAGGGAAAACAAGATCGTGGGGGACAATTATAT AAAATACGACTTGGTGAAATTGCCATGCGCTCATGCAATGGCAGCATTGCGTTTGAAGCACGGGGATGAATACGACACTAGCATTTACAACTACTCTTCGCAAATATATTCGAAAAAGTCATACCTTCTTGTATACTTGGAACCTATTTGTGCAGCACCACTGGAGTCGAAGTGGAGTGTGGCGCGAGAGTATCTTGGAGTACAAGTTCTTCCACTCGATTTTGATTCCAAACTCGGAAGGAAGAAGGTGAAACACGTTAAGAGTGTGTTGGAGCCTTTAAGGTACAAGAAAAGACACAAGTGCTCCAAGTGCAAAAAGCCGGGACATAAGAGAATAACATGCAGCCTTAACGTAGGATAA
- the LOC107869594 gene encoding egg cell-secreted protein 1.2 translates to MATFKLPLILLISWLLTTTTIATSMSKFKPGQNIAARLQVLEGDEASMPVCWKALFELKSCTNEIVLFFFNGESYLGKDCCKAIRTITYDCWPSMLSSVGFTAEEVDILRGYCGTPSPEFAVEFHV, encoded by the coding sequence ATGGCAACTTTCAAACTTCCACTAATACTACTAATCTCATGGCTTCTAACAACTACTACTATAGCAACAAGCATGTCCAAATTTAAACCAGGACAAAATATTGCTGCTAGACTTCAAGTACTCGAAGGAGATGAAGCTAGCATGCCAGTGTGCTGGAAGGCGTTATTCGAGTTGAAATCGTGCACGAATGAGATCGtactcttcttcttcaatggtgAATCTTATTTAGGGAAAGATTGTTGCAAAGCTATAAGGACTATTACTTATGATTGCTGGCCTTCTATGCTAAGTTCTGTTGGTTTTACTGCTGAGGAAGTTGATATTCTACGTGGTTATTGTGGCACCCCTTCACCTGAATTTGCTGTGGAGTTTCATGTTTAA
- the LOC107868765 gene encoding uncharacterized protein LOC107868765, protein MAKAYRKEDFDYIMSKVGKVDPRVKEYLEKIRYDKWSRCHSPVNGGRMMTSNIAECINGCLVKARVLPILGFLEEVRILFVAWNCKNSETASYTNTTLGRRFQEILTDNGVKLLQMTVKAVGSYLYNVYESGRRYIVDIDARVTVAELYRPNTIVKTYELPIIPMPDMKDWIVSDFVDADEVLPLKYRRPPGRTKKGRHLKSSESFTSSNHCGKCGLAGHNRRTCGFFPKES, encoded by the exons ATGGCTAAAGCGTAtagaaaagaagattttgattACATTATGTCAAAGGTTGGAAAAGTTGATCCAAGGGTTAAGGAATATCTGGAAAAAATTAGATATGATAAATGGTCTCGATGTCACTCCCCTGTTAATGGAGGTAGAATGATGACCTCTAATATAGCTGAATGTATTAACGGTTGTTTGGTAAAGGCTAGAGTACTTCCTATTTTAGGTTTCCTCGAAGAAGTTAGGATTCTATTTGTTGCATGGAATTGTAAGAACAGTGAAACTGCATCTTATACAAACACAACGCTTGGGAGAAGATTTCAAGAAATACTAACTGATAATGGGGTTAAATTGTTGCAGATGACG GTTAAGGCAGTTGGTAGTTATCTGTACAATGTGTATGAATCAGGAAGGAGGTACATTGTTGATATTGATGCACGTGTAACTGTTGCCg AATTGTACAGGCCAAACACCATTGTAAAGACATATGAACTCCCCATAATTCCTATGCCAGATATGAAAGATTGGATTGTTTCAGATTTTGTTGATGCCGATGAAGTTTTGCCACTCAAATACAGAAGACCTCCTGGGAGGACAAAGAAAGGAAGACATTTGAAATCTAGTGAATCATTTACAAGTTCAAACCATTGTGGTAAATGCGGGCTTGCAGGTCACAACCGTAGGACGTGCGGTTTCTTCCCAAAAGAAAGTTga